TCCAAGGCTCTAGGTTAACGACCTATGAGCTTATGCGTGACGGGTTTTCGGTAACTCTGATAACCGATAACATGGTTGGATACCTGATGTTTAAGGGAGCTGTCGATAAAGTTATTGTCGGCGCGGATAGAGTGGTCCGCGACGCTGTGATAAATAAGATAGGCACGTACACCATTGCTGTCTTAGCTAAGGAGCATAACATACCTTTCTACGTTGCGGCGCCACTATCAACATTCGACTTAAATGCTTTTGCGAGGGACGTGGTTATAGAGGAGAGGGATCCTAGCGAGGTGACGCATATAGGATCCGTTAGAGTAGCTCCCTTAGGGGTGAACGTGCTTAATCCAGCCTTCGACATAACGCCAATAAAATATGTTGATGCTGTAATATGCGAAGCGGGGATTCTAGGCAAAGAGTACTTTGAAAGGCTTTATGAAAGGAAAAATATTTGAGGGCAGAAAATCTTTAGTTGGGGCAAAATATGGTTGGACAGAACGGTGGCGGGGAGCAAGAAGCGAAAAAGAAGATTATTGAGGCTTGGCTTAGGGATAATGGGGTTATTGTTGAATCTAGGGAGAACTCTGAAAAATTATCGCTGAGAGGTTACGGAGTACAAAAAGATGAGGGGCTTCTGCTAACTTTCTATGAAGCCCTGTACTTATGCAGCAGAGGCTTACTTAAGGTCATAGATGAGAAGACTGGAACCCCCGTCGGCTTTCAAGACATCCTGAAAAAATACGAGTCTATTGAGAAAAATGCTTGGGTTAAATACCTTATCTACCGCGATTTAAGAAGCAGGGGGTACGTTGTTCGGGAAGGTTTCGGATTAGGTGTGGACTTCCGCCTCTATGGTAGAGGGGAATACAGTAAAGATTCAGCGGACTACTTGGTTTACGGCATATATGAGGGTATGGCTCTATCCATAGAGGATCTTACACAAATATTGCTGCGCGCACAAAACCTGAAAAAAGAACTTATATTAGCCGTTATTAATAGAAGGGGCGAAATCGTATACTATTCCCTTTCACGCCTCAACTTCTAAACATAATTTAACTCGACAGCATCCAATCCTGCATCCTCTTTTAGGCTTCAGCCTCTAAAGTTAGACTCGCTTTTTAAGCGACTATAATGGCGCTTACGCAATTATTGTTCTTTCTTCTGCGGCGGGTTTAGCGTTATGTAGAGGATGTTGTTTCCCCTCACTAAAACTTTACCGTAATTTGCGATTAAGTGATCGCCGTTATATTCTTCCGCGCTATTCAATATAATGTTCATGTAGCTGTCGCAGTGAATCATGGTGCCCCTGTACTCCACATTATTTTTAAGGGTAACACCGATATAGGAGTTCAATTGTTTCATGAGCACATTTAATGGTTTTTTACTGGGCTCCATAGTTACCGCCAAATTTCTGGCTAATACCAAAGAATTCTTACTTTCTCTATAAAAGCATTATTGTGATCCCTTAAAAACCTTTACGCCATCTTTACGCTTTCCCGCCGCGCACCACGTATTTAAGGGAAGAGACATATTTAATAGTCGGCAAGCATTCATCAATAAATGTAGAACGTGAAAGATGGATGAATAATGGAGATTTTAAGCGAGGTCAGAGAATTTTCATTTAACGTGCAAACAGAGGTTTCGCCCGCCTACTACCACGATTTACTCATGTTTATATATAGGAAATATATAGTGCCACACTACCAGAATTTCGCAAACGTTAGGCGCTGGATCATTAACGGAAAAGAAACTTTAGCTTTCTCACTCTTGGGTTCAGGCTCATGGTATGTTGATGTTGAGATCACCACCGGAGATCCCTTTGAGATCAAGATGAGACCCTACGGCGATCACTTTTCACAAAGGGTTCTAAATAGGATAAAAGAGGATCTAATGATAATGTTTCAAATGTTCGAAGACGATGTCAGAAGAACAACACTGTATTTTGCCTGGGTTCCAGGCAAACATTTGACGAGTGAAAAAATGTTGACGAGGAGAAAAAGGGTTCTTAGCCAAATTTTTACTGGAAACATGCTTCTATTATTCCTTATATTCATATTATTTAGCTATATGGTTTTTGCTTTTTTCGGCCCCACATACGCTCCTTTAATCCTAGTGTTATCACAGTTTATTCTGATTTTATTCTCGGACAAAATCATTATGCAGATGGGCGACTGGCCTATTACGAAAGAGTCGCCTACAGTGCACATACTACAATATCATATTCCCCCAGAAGACCTCGACTTTATCAGGCAGAATTATCCTAGGGAGCGCCTTCTCCAAATCAAGAGGGAAATTTATGAGAAAACTTTGGCGCTTGGAAAACCAATAGACGCCCAGACTGTTCAAGAAGTATTTAGAAATTATGGTATAAGCATTAGGCCTGAAAACCTGTTGATAAAAAGCATCGATGTTTACCGAATAGTCAACGATGTCGCCAATAAATTCAACATGTCTGTCCCCAAAGTCAGAATAGCAAACATTATAATTCCTAACGCAGCCGCCACAGGCCCGTCCCCGCGCTTCAGCCTCATTCTAGTGACAACCGGGCTTCTAATCCAATTAGATGAGGAGGAGATAACTGCGGTTATAGGTCACGAAATAAGCCACGTTAAGGGTAGGGATCCCCTCTCGCTCTTCATGTTGACGTCGGCCGAATACCTCTTCAGGGTTTACGTTCTTTTGCAGCTAACACCGTTCATCATGATGTTCGGCTTCCTGTATTTCTTGTTCGCTTTAAGCCTCATATACTTTGTAGCGAAGTTTTTTGAGGCTAGAGCGGATCTTGAATCGGCGCTTACGCTTGGGAAATCGGATGCCCTAGCTAATGCCCTAAGGAAGATAGGTTATAGGCGCCTATGGTTTGAGAGGGTTTCAGGTAGGGTTGGCAGCTGGATCGGATTGGACCCCCATCCACCACTGTCATTTAGAATAGAGAGGCTTGAAAACTTGGAGCCTTCAAGAATCAAGCATCCATTCCTTCAGTCGATGAAGGACTGCATAAACGGTTTTCTCAGGGAAATAGGTCTTTAACAGATAAGTAATGGTTTAAGTCGGCTTAAAAGAGGGCTCTCTCGCCTTCGCCTTCAGTTCTTTAGGAACATTAACCACACGCACAATGTTCTGCGAGTTTATCACATAGATTGGTGTCCCATCAGGGTTCCATTTTCTAAGCCTCTTCACCCCTGTTAAAACAAGTTTAACTTTCAGTATTGTGCCGTCACTCAACCTATAAACGTTCCAATCCTCTTTCTCCTCGACAAAATCTACTTCCTCTGCCTCAGCTAACTCCTCCGGAGATATCGGGATCCCCAAATATAAACCCCCTCAAACTCTATAAAAAGAAGGATTCAAGAAAATATAAAGGTTGGGTTCCCAAGTGTTTGACGCCCTTAAACGCGTTAAATTCACAACAAAATGTTTATAGCATTAACATCACAAAATATGTTTGATGCTGGGGCTCCAGCGCAGAAAGCCGGAGGTCGGGGGTTCAAATCCCCCCGGGTCCGCCAAACAGAAGCAACTAGCATTGGACCCGTGGTCTAGTCAGGATTAGGACGTCGGCCTGCGGAGCTGGGGCCAAATAATTGATTCGGCAGGTATTTCCAGCATGATTTAGGGTTTTTAGAAAAGCAAAGTTTATTAATTTCATTTGTTGTTTTAGATTTTACTTGCTCTTACCTGAAGGTTATGCTGGCAGTAAATAAAATTAATAGGAAGGTTTAATAATGTGTCTTGAATCTATTCAGCGCTATGCTGCAACATGTTTGAGCTCGGGGAGGTTTTAAGGTTTGATTAGCCCGGACGACGCTTTTCTAGTTTTTAAGTCATTCTTCGAAGAGAAGGGGTTGGTTAGGCAACATCTTGATTCTTACAACGAGTTCATTGAGCACGGCCTCCAGGAAATCGTGGATGAGGTTGGCGAGGTTGAGATTGAGGTTCCGGAAGGCCCATTTAAAATAAAGCTTGGTAAAGTTTTTATTGCGCGGGAGACTGAAAACGGCGTTATTTATGGCCCCTATATTACTGAGGTTGATGGGACGCGCCGCGAAATATATCCTATGGAGGCGCGTTTAAGGAACCTAACATACGCTATGCCGATTTCCGTTGAGATGACGCCGGTTGTTGGCGATAGAGAGCTCGATAAGGAGCTTGTATATATAGGCGATATTCCAACAATGCTTAAATCTAGATACTGCCACCTGTACGGTTTATCCGAGGAAGAGCTTATTAGGCAAGGCGAGGATCCTCTAGATCCGGGAGGATACTTTATAATTAATGGCTCTGAGAGGGTTATAGTTGCCCTAGAAGATTTAGCCCCAAACCGTATTCTCACGGATGTTGAGATTAAGGGCGCAACACCGATTTATAGGGCTAAAATCTTTTCGACCACAGTGGGCTTTAGGGCTAGGATCGAGGTTAGAATGAAGCCTAACGGCGCGCTTTATGTTTCTATTCCAGGCATCCCCTCGGAAATACCGTTCGTTGTTTTAATGAGGGCTCTTGGACTTGAATCGGATAAGGAGATAGCTGAAGCGGTTTCACTGGACAAAAGCATACAGAGTGAGCTGGAGCCGTCGTTTGAGGATGCCGCTGGAGTGAACACTGTTGAGGAAGCCCTCTTATTTATTGGTAACCGGGTAGCGCACGGCCAAGTGAAGAGTTATAGGATTCAAAGAGCCGAGCTCCTCATAGACAGGAACTTTATGCCTCATATTGGGAGGTCTCATAAGAAAAGGATTGATAAGGCGATTCTACTTGGCGAGATGGCTGCTAGAGTCATTGAATTAAAGCTAGGTAGGCGCAAACCGGATGACAAGGATCATGTTAAGAACAAAAGGTTGAAGCTCGCTGGCTCCCTATTAGCCGATTTATTCCGTATTGCCTTCAGAAATCTTTGCCGCGACATAAAGTATCAGCTTGAAAGAATGGGTTCAAAGAGGCGCATGCTAAGCGTCTCAATAGCCGTCAGACCCGGCATAATAACTGAGAAGCTCCAGCATGCGTTGGCGACCGGCAACTGGGGCCGGGGTAAAGTTGGCATAACGCAGCTCCTCGACAGAACCAACCTAATATCCACTTACAGCCACCTACGGAGGGTTCAGTCGCCGCTGAGCAGAAGCCAGCCTAACTTTGAGGCTAGAGATTTGCATGCTACGCATTGGGGTAGGCTCTGTCCAAACGAGACGCCTGAAGGCGCCAACTGTGGGCTGGTTAAGAATCTGGCTTTATCAGCCTCGATATCTATCGGTGTGGATCCGGATAAAATCAAACGTGAACTCTATAGGCGGGGAGTTGTCCCGCTACTTGAGGCTGATGAGAAGCTCAGGGCTACGGGTACAAAGGTTTTTGTGAATGGTGTTCCAGTAGGCTACTGTGATAACCCAGAAGCCCTAGTCAATGATATAAGAAGAGCGAGAAGAATGGGTGAGATACTCCCTGAGGTCAACATCGCGTATTTCTCTGAGGTTTACGGTGTTAAACGTGAGATTTACGTGAACTGTGATGAGGGAAGAATACGTAGACCTCTAATCATAGTGGAGAACGGTGTGCCTAAGCTGAGGAAAGAGCATGTTGAAAAGATTATCTCCAGAGAATGGACTTGGAGCGATCTGATAAAGAACGGCATAATCGAATATTTGGATGCGGAGGAGGAAGAAAACGCCTATATAGCGCTTTATCCAGAGGACTTAACGCCTGAACACACCCATCTTGAGTTGACGCCTTACGGCATTCTTGGGATCTGCGCTTCTCTAATACCGTACCCAGAGCATAATCAATCTCCACGCAACTCCTACGAGTCCGCGATGGCGAAACAGGCTTTAGGAGTTTACGCCTCCAACTTCTCATTTAGAGTTGACTCGCGAGCCCATACGCTCCATTATCCGCAGAAGCCTCTGGTCAGAACAAAACCCATGGAGATTATAGGGTACGACCTCAGACCCTCAGGGCAAAACTGCATTGTAGCGGTTTTATCCTTCGAAGGATACAACATGGAGGACGCTATAGTCGTTAACAAGGCTTCTGTAGAGCGCGGTTTATTCCGCTCCACCTTCTATAGGCTGTATGAGGCTGAATGCCGCCAGTACCTAGGCGGCTTAAAGGATCAGTTAACTGTGCCTGAGCCCGGAACCAGAGGTTTTCGTGGAGAGCAATACTACAGCCACTTAGAGCCAGATGGAATAGTGGGATTGGAGACGGAAGTCTCTGGCGGAGACGTTTTAATAGGTAGAGTAAGCCCGCCGAGATTTCTCGAAGAGTATAAGGAGTTCGAGGTTAGGGGCCCAACAATGAGGGATTCGTCCATAGAGATGAGGCCCTCCGAGAAAGGCGTGGTTGACGCGGTGTTTATAACGGAGACTAGTGAGGGAAACAGGCTTGTGAAGGTTAGGGTTAGAGATGAGCGCATACCCGAGCTAGGCGACAAGTTTGCCTCAAGACACGGTCAAAAGGGGGTCATAGGGATGATTGTGCCGCAGGAAGATATGCCCTTCAGCGTGGATGGAATTGTCCCAGACGTGATAATTAACCCGCACGCTATCCCGTCAAGAATGACTATCGGACAGTTCCTAGAATCGATGGCTGGCAAAATATCAGCTTTGAAGGGCGAATTTATGGATGGAACCCCCTTCGTAGGCGAGAGGAGAGGCGAGATCCTCAAGCGCATGCTTACAAGCTTAGGGTTCAGTTACACTGGCCGCGAGGTTTTATATAATGGTGTAACTGGCGAAAAATACATGGCGGACATATTCATCGGCGTGGTGTACTATCAGAAGCTACATCACATGGTGGCTGACAAGATTCATGCTAGGGCCAGAGGACAGGTTCAAATGTTGACTAGGCAGCCGACCGAGGGAAGAGCGAGAGGCGGCGGGCTGCGCTTCGGAGAGATGGAGAGAGACTGCCTAATTGGGCATGGAGCAGCTCTTCTCCTCCAAGACAGGCTTCTCGAAGAGTCAGATAAACACGTGATATATGTTTGTGAAAACTGCGGCTTCATAGCTTACTACGATATGAGGCAGCGTAAATATGTGTGCCACTTATGTGAAGATAAAGCAAGAGTTTCACCGGTCACGGTTTCATATGCGTTTAAGCTCCTCCTACAGGAGCTAATGAGCCTATGTATTGCGCCCAGATTAAAGTTAAGGGAGAGGGCGTAAAATGGCGGCGATTGAGGAAGCATACCAAAAAGTGATAGATTCAATAAGATTCGGCGTTATGTCACCCCAAGAGATAAGAAAAATGTCTGTTGTTGAGATTCAAACCGCCGATACTTACGATGAGGACGGAGCGGTTATACCATCAGGCCTAATGGACAGCCGCCTAGGTGTACTGGAGCCTGGGCAGAGGTGCAGGACATGCGGTAACACATCTGCGGGGTGTCCAGGTCACTTTGGGCATATAGAGCTCGCTGTGCCAATAATACATGTTGAGTTTGCCGAAATAATCTATAATCTTCTTCAAGCGATATGTAGGAATTGTGGGCGCCTCCTGTTGCCTGAAAAAACCATTAGCTCGCTTAGGGCCAGAATGGAAAGATTAAAGAAGATGCTTGGCACTGTTCCCACATCATTCTATAATAGGGTTCTTGAGGAGGCTAGAAAGAACCGTGAATGCCCGTATTGCGGCGCAAAACAGTATAAGATAGAGTTTACTAAGCCAACGGTATTTCATGAGTATACTGAGGAGGGCGGCTCCCAGCGTTTAACGGCCAGCATGATACGTGAGAGATTTGAGAGGATCCCTGATGAAGACCTTGAACTTCTAGGTTTTGATCCTAAATACGCCCGCCCAGAATGGATGATCCTTCAAGTGCTGCCGGTTCCACCGGTTTACGTTAGACCATCTATAACGCTCGAGTCGGGAATAAGATCTGAGGATGACTTAACCCATAAGCTCGTAGACATAATTAGAATAAATCAGAGACTTAAGGAAAATATTGAGGCCGGTGCGCCAACGCTTATAATCCAAGATCTATCGGAGCTTCTTGAGTATCATGTCACCACCTACTTCAATAATGAGGCCTCCGGTATACCGCCCTCCAGACATCGCTCCGGAAGGGCGCTTAAAACCTTATCCCAGCGCTTAAAGGGTAAGGAAGGGAGATTTAGAAGCAACCTGTCGGGTAAGAGGGTTGATTTCTCAGCGCGCACAGTAATTAGCCCAGATTCAAACTTGGATATAAATGAGGTTGGCGTCCCATTATTCGTAGCTATGAGGCTTACTCTGCCTGAAAAAGTTACGCCGTGGAACATTGACAGACTACGTGAGCTGGTGAAAAACGGGCCGGATAAATATCCAGGAGCGCTCTACATAATTAGGCCTGATGGAAAACGAATTAGGCTTGAGTTCGTCGCTGATAAAGAGAAGCTCGCTGAGGCTCTTGAACCAGGTTTTGTTGTTGAGCGGCATCTACAGGACGGCGACATAGTGATATTTAATAGGCAACCGTCCCTGCACAGGATGTCTATAATGGCTCACTACGTTAAGGTTCTTCCATATAAGACCTTTAGGCTACATTTATGTGTCTGCCCGCCATATAACGCGGACTTCGATGGGGATGAAATGAACCTTCATGTACCGCAAAGTGAGGAAGCCCAAACCGAAGCCCGCTTACTTATGCAGGTTCAAGACCATATACTTTCACCCAGATTTGGAGGGCCGATAATAGGCGCCATCAGAGACTTTATAACCGCTGCTTTCCTCTTAACACGCAAATCAACGCTCCTAAACAAAAAAGAGGTATGCGAACTTTTAGCGGCTGCGGGTTACGAGGGGCCTTTACCGGAGCCAGCGATTAAGGAGCCTGAGCCTTTATGGACTGGAAAACAGATATTCAGCCTTTTCTTCCCCAGAGGCTTCAACTATGCGTTGAAGGCTAGCGTATGTAGGAACTGTGATGTCTGCCTCAAAGAGGAATGCCCATACGACGCGTATGTTGTGATAAAAGACGGCGTCTTGATTAAGGGCGTAATAGACAAGAACTCTATAGGCGCCGAGAAATCTGAAAGCGTTCTGCATAGGATAATTAAGGATTATGGAACCGAGGCTGGCAGAAAATTCCTTAATCAAATTAGCCGCTTACTTAATCGCTTCATAACTATACGCGGCTTCACCTACTCCTTTGACGAACTCGATCTTTCATCTGAAGCTAGACGAAAAATACGCCAAATCATAAGGAACGCTGAGAAAAAGATCTACTCTTTGACGAAAGAATTGCAGGAAGGCACTCTAGAGAGGCTTCCTGGGCAGACGCTTTTAGATTCATTTGAGCTTTACGTGATGAATGAGTTAGCTGAAGCCCGAGAGAAGGCGGGAAAAGTCGCTGAAGAGGATCTTAGCCTTGAAAACTCCGGCATAGTGATGACGAAGACTGGCGCTAGAGGCTCAACACTTAATATAGGGCAGATGGCAGCGATCCTAGGTCAGCAATCTATTCGTGGTAAGCGTGTTATACGCGGTTATCTGGAAAGGGCTTTGCCACATTTCAATATAGGCGATCCGTCTCCGAAGGCGAGAGGCTTCGTTTACTCATCTTACAGGGACGGTCTTGATCCAATAGAGTTCTTCTTCCACGCCATGGGCGGACGCGAGGGCCTAGTGGACACGGCCGTGAGGACTCAACAGAGTGGGTACATGCAAAGAAGGCTAATTAACGCCCTTGAGCACCTACGCGTTGAGTATGATGGAACTGTAAGAAACTCGTTAGGTGAAATCGTACAGTTCAGGTATGGTGAGGACGGCGTGGATCCAGCTAAGAGCGATCACGGTAAGGCGGTTAACGTCAGCAGGCTTATTGACCAAGTTAGGCTTATGGTTGAGGCCGGTGAGCCCGCGTCAGAAGAATATGTTGAGAGCCAAGTGAATAGCGTTAAAGATGAGCTTACGCCGCTACTGGTGCGCGAGCTTATAGAGGGGCTTAAAGCCTCAAATCTTAGTAGAGAGGGCGTGGATCTGGCTGTTAAACTAGCTCTTGAACGCTACAAGAAGGCTCTAGTGGAGCCCGGCGAAGCCGTCGGCGTTGTTGCGGCGCAATCTATCGGTGAACCGGGTACGCAGATGACTCTGAGAACGTTCCACTATGCTGGTGTTAGGGAGCAGAACGTAACGCTTGGACTACCACGTTTAATTGAAATAGTTGATGCGAGGAGGGAGCCTTCAACCCCTGTTATGACAGTGTATTTAGATGAAGAGCATAGGAAGAGCCGGGAGAAGGCGATGGAGGTTGCGCAGAGAATTCTATATACGACCGTAGAGGACATCGCTGAGGAAACATATATTGATCCGGAAACCGGCGGGATTATTGTTAAACTGAGCGAACGCAGGATGAGCGAGCGCGGAATAACCGTAGAAGACCTCAGCAGAACAGTCAATATACCAAATTGCTCATTGAGGTTCGAGAACAACTTAATGTTTATTGAGCCTAAAAGGAAAATGGATACTAAAAAGCTCTTAAATAAAGTTTCATCGTATTATGTGAAGGGCGTGCCCGGCATAAAGAGGGTTTATGTGACTGAAGAGAACGGCGAATGGATTATAAGGACCGACGGGTCTAATCTACCTAGGGTTCTTGAAGTTGTTGGGATTGATCCAACGAGAACAACGACAAACAGTATTCATGAGGTGGAGAGAACCTTAGGCATAGAGGCTGCCAGAAACGCGATAATTGAGGAGGCTATGAGTGTTCTTGAGGAGCAGGGGCTGGACGTTGATGTTAGACACGTGATGCTTGTGGCAGATATAATGACTGTGACCGGCAGCGTTAAGCAGATAGGTCGACATGGGGTTAGCGGTGAAAAGCCGAGCGTTCTCGCTAGGGCTGCATTTGAGATAACTGTGCCAAATATCGTTGAAGCGGCTATTAAAGGTGAGGTTGATCCGCTGAAAGGCGTGACCGAAAACGTTATAGTTGGGCAAACTATACCCGTAGGGACAGGTCTAGTTGACATCTATATGACGGCTCCATCTTCAAGTACAAACCTAGAGGAAGGTGAAGTATTTGAGTAGTTTCAGTAGAAGTGAGATTGATAGGTCAATATCCATAGCCGTTAAAACAGGAAAAATTTTATTTGGCTCCAACTCCACCATGAAGAGCGTTATGACTGGGAGAGCTAAATTAGTCGTCCTATCATCCAATTGTCCACAAGATAAACGTGAGAAAATCGAACACTACTGTAAACTATCCGGTGTTCCGTTAATAATATATCCTGGCACAAGCTTAGATTTAGGTTCAGTTTGCGGTAAACCTTTCCCAGTATCCTCCCTCACAATAAGAGACCCAGGCGACTCCGATATCCTCAAGTTTGCGGGTGGTGAAAATGTCTAGGGGTATTCGTTTAACTAATGATGAATTAGAATATATGCGTCTATTCGAGAGCTTAACAGGAGCCATGGTTAGAGACTGCATAATTGACCAGAAATTCGACAGAGTCATCTTTGTGATAAAGGAGGGCGAAGTCGGACTAGCCATAGGTAAAGGAGGCAAAAACATAGCGCTTCTCGAGAAGATCACTGGCAAGAAATATGAGGTTGTAGAGTTCTCTGAGGATCCCGTTCAGCTTATAAAAAACGCTTTGAAACCCGCGGTTGTCAAAGAGGTGCGGATAATCAAGAAGCCTGACGGAAGCGTTATAGCTGTCGCCTCAGTTGAAAGCAAAGATAAAGGCATAGCCATCGGTAAAAACGGCAGAAACGCTGAAAAGGTTAGATTTCTAGCTAAGCGCTACTTCAACATAAGTAACGTCATCATAGTATAACTTGGCATAGAACTTGAACAAACGAAACGTTTATAACCATTTGGCAAAATGTTGAATAATTGGAGCTGAAAAACATGGCTAAAAAGCCTAGAGGAGAGTTCGCCGCAAGAAAGCTCCGCGATAGAAGGCAAAAGTTCCGTTGGAAGGATAGATACTATAAGAGACGCATGCTTATGTTAGATATTAAAGCGGATCCTCTCGAAGGAGCCCCCATGGCTCGCGGAATAGTTCTAGAGAAAGTGGGGCGGGAAAGCAAGCAGCCGAACAGCGCGATACGGAAATGCGTGAGAGTTCAGCTCATAAAGAACGGTAAAGTTGTAACGGCTTTCCTGCCAGGCGACGGAGCGCTCAACGTTGTTGATGAGCATGATGAGGTGCTCATTGAAGGCATAGGCGGCTCAAGAGGGCGGTCGATGGGCGATATTCCCGGAGTTAGATGGAAAGTTATAACGGTTAATGGAATAGCGCTTAAGGATTTGGTTTTGGGTAGAAAGGAGAAGCCTAGGCGCTAGGCTCATGGTTGAGACTTATAGGTAAACATCTGAATATTCGTCGAGTAAAGCTTTCACGATTTTCTCCTTATCATCTTCTGTAGTATACTCCATTGGAAAATGTTTTCTCAAAGGTATAATCAGGAAATGCAGCAATCCGTTCTCCGAGTCATCCCATATCTCAATTATGCCCCTCTTTATCTCTAGACGCGACCGCTCCCTTATAATCTCATAAATCCTGTCAAAGTTCACATTAGTCTTAGACATGAATATTTTATCTCCGACTTTTAAAACGTATATGTCCAGTTTCTCTCTAGAAATATAGTTTTTTAAGAGAGTGTAAATGCGGTCAACATCAGTTCTTATGTCGGTTATCGCACCATAATCGCTGCCAGCCCTCAAAAAACTTTCAACAAGCATTTCAACAAGCTTGCTGGCTCCTATACCTTCCTCTGTAAACTCCTCCTCGACCTTTTTCCTTAGGGGCTGTTTTCTTTGCGACTGCATTTATTTTCACTTGACTTAAAAAATGGTTTTCAGCATAAAAATCCGCGATTAAGAATAAAAAGCTTGAGAGGAAATATTAGCTGTACATTTATGTATATGATAAGAGGTGGGCGCGTCTCATAAATGTTTGTAAAATTCTCTTGGTCTAAGCTCTTCAAAATCGTTTGTTTGGCTTACGATATGCTTCCTTATGTCGAGACAGAGATGGCATTTTGATATGTATCCATTTTCTCTCTCCTTGTACCCGTAATTCTCAGAAGCATATATGAAGAGCTTTTTAATACCCTCAAATGATGTAAGTCTACCAATTATTGGGTGCTCGTCTAAATCTATTCCATCCTGACACAGCGTCTCCAGTTCTCTAGCGTCCCCTAAAGATATGCCTGCACAGTAACCAGTTATATAATTATAGTAGTTATCCA
Above is a genomic segment from Candidatus Bathyarchaeia archaeon containing:
- a CDS encoding 50S ribosomal protein L30e gives rise to the protein MSSFSRSEIDRSISIAVKTGKILFGSNSTMKSVMTGRAKLVVLSSNCPQDKREKIEHYCKLSGVPLIIYPGTSLDLGSVCGKPFPVSSLTIRDPGDSDILKFAGGENV
- a CDS encoding DNA-directed RNA polymerase subunit A' encodes the protein MAAIEEAYQKVIDSIRFGVMSPQEIRKMSVVEIQTADTYDEDGAVIPSGLMDSRLGVLEPGQRCRTCGNTSAGCPGHFGHIELAVPIIHVEFAEIIYNLLQAICRNCGRLLLPEKTISSLRARMERLKKMLGTVPTSFYNRVLEEARKNRECPYCGAKQYKIEFTKPTVFHEYTEEGGSQRLTASMIRERFERIPDEDLELLGFDPKYARPEWMILQVLPVPPVYVRPSITLESGIRSEDDLTHKLVDIIRINQRLKENIEAGAPTLIIQDLSELLEYHVTTYFNNEASGIPPSRHRSGRALKTLSQRLKGKEGRFRSNLSGKRVDFSARTVISPDSNLDINEVGVPLFVAMRLTLPEKVTPWNIDRLRELVKNGPDKYPGALYIIRPDGKRIRLEFVADKEKLAEALEPGFVVERHLQDGDIVIFNRQPSLHRMSIMAHYVKVLPYKTFRLHLCVCPPYNADFDGDEMNLHVPQSEEAQTEARLLMQVQDHILSPRFGGPIIGAIRDFITAAFLLTRKSTLLNKKEVCELLAAAGYEGPLPEPAIKEPEPLWTGKQIFSLFFPRGFNYALKASVCRNCDVCLKEECPYDAYVVIKDGVLIKGVIDKNSIGAEKSESVLHRIIKDYGTEAGRKFLNQISRLLNRFITIRGFTYSFDELDLSSEARRKIRQIIRNAEKKIYSLTKELQEGTLERLPGQTLLDSFELYVMNELAEAREKAGKVAEEDLSLENSGIVMTKTGARGSTLNIGQMAAILGQQSIRGKRVIRGYLERALPHFNIGDPSPKARGFVYSSYRDGLDPIEFFFHAMGGREGLVDTAVRTQQSGYMQRRLINALEHLRVEYDGTVRNSLGEIVQFRYGEDGVDPAKSDHGKAVNVSRLIDQVRLMVEAGEPASEEYVESQVNSVKDELTPLLVRELIEGLKASNLSREGVDLAVKLALERYKKALVEPGEAVGVVAAQSIGEPGTQMTLRTFHYAGVREQNVTLGLPRLIEIVDARREPSTPVMTVYLDEEHRKSREKAMEVAQRILYTTVEDIAEETYIDPETGGIIVKLSERRMSERGITVEDLSRTVNIPNCSLRFENNLMFIEPKRKMDTKKLLNKVSSYYVKGVPGIKRVYVTEENGEWIIRTDGSNLPRVLEVVGIDPTRTTTNSIHEVERTLGIEAARNAIIEEAMSVLEEQGLDVDVRHVMLVADIMTVTGSVKQIGRHGVSGEKPSVLARAAFEITVPNIVEAAIKGEVDPLKGVTENVIVGQTIPVGTGLVDIYMTAPSSSTNLEEGEVFE
- a CDS encoding NusA-like transcription termination signal-binding factor → MSRGIRLTNDELEYMRLFESLTGAMVRDCIIDQKFDRVIFVIKEGEVGLAIGKGGKNIALLEKITGKKYEVVEFSEDPVQLIKNALKPAVVKEVRIIKKPDGSVIAVASVESKDKGIAIGKNGRNAEKVRFLAKRYFNISNVIIV
- a CDS encoding 30S ribosomal protein S12 produces the protein MAKKPRGEFAARKLRDRRQKFRWKDRYYKRRMLMLDIKADPLEGAPMARGIVLEKVGRESKQPNSAIRKCVRVQLIKNGKVVTAFLPGDGALNVVDEHDEVLIEGIGGSRGRSMGDIPGVRWKVITVNGIALKDLVLGRKEKPRR